A single window of Triplophysa rosa linkage group LG2, Trosa_1v2, whole genome shotgun sequence DNA harbors:
- the pax8 gene encoding paired box protein Pax-8 has translation MSNTTGRGHGGLNQLGGMFVNGRPLPEVIRQRIVDMAHQGVRPCDISRQLRVSHGCVSKILGRYYETGSIKPGVIGGSKPKVATPKVVEKIADYKRQNPTMFAWEIRDRLLAEGVCDGDTVPSVSSINRIIRTKVQQPFNLPLDTKGLSPGHTLIPSSAVTPPESPQSDSLGSTYSISGLLGIPQTNSDGKRSHDDSDQESCRHSVDSQGSSGAPRKQLRTDHFPSQHLDCGFERHHYNSDAGGKTEQSLYPFSLINAGLDDGKNRNLTAHQGYAVVAEPLQPLPLCLKQEMSRELNGSSPSPNIMANSAFLELTSISAPSSVSIGASCTSSAHLSHGFNSLSHHGPVHGQFSSSPFIAGRDVTSSMLPGYPPHIPSAAQTGFSASTITGMVAGPEYTGQSYSHPSYTSYSDAWRFTNSTILGSPYYYSSASRAAPSSTAYDHL, from the exons GTCATGGGGGTCTTAATCAACTAGGTGGCATGTTTGTGAATGGACGGCCGCTTCCGGAAGTCATCCGGCAGAGGATTGTGGACATGGCACACCAGGGCGTGCGACCCTGCGACATCTCCCGCCAGCTGAGGGTCAGTCACGGCTGCGTCAGCAAGATCCTGGGCAG GTACTACGAGACCGGCAGCATTAAACCAGGAGTCATTGGGGGATCAAAGCCTAAAGTTGCAACTCCAAAAGTAGTGGAGAAGATAGCCGACTACAAGCGCCAGAACCCCACGATGTTTGCGTGGGAAATCAGAGACAGACTTCTGGCAGAGGGCGTCTGTGACGGGGACACTGTACCCAGCGTCAGCTCCATCAACAG AATTATTCGGACAAAAGTTCAGCAGCCTTTTAATCTTCCTCTGGACACTAAAGGTCTGAGTCCTGGACACACACTGA TTCCCAGCTCAGCCGTCACCCCTCCAGAATCTCCCCAGTCAGATTCTCTGGGCTCCACCTACTCCATCAGCGGCCTGCTGGGCATACCGCAGACCAACAGCGACGGCAAGAGAAGCCATGATGACA GTGACCAGGAGAGCTGTCGGCACAGCGTGGATTCACAGGGCAGCAGTGGTGCACCCAGAAAACAGTTAAGAACCGACCACTTTCCCTCTCAGCATCTGGACTGCGGCTTTGAACGTCACCACTACAATTCCGACGCGGGCGGGAAGACAGAACAG TCGCTGTACCCCTTCTCGCTCATCAACGCCGGTTTAGATGATGGTAAAAATCGAAACCTAACAGCACATCAAGGTTACGCGGTGGTCGCAG AACCCCTACAGCCCCTCCCACTTTGTCTGAAACAGGAAATGTCACGCGAGTTGAACGGCTCGAGCCCCTCCCCCAACATCATGGCTAATTCCGCTTTCCTGGAGCTCACTTCCATTTCCGCTCCCTCGTCAGTGTCCATCGGTGCCAGCTGCACTAGTTCTGCCCATTTATCTCATGGCTTCAACTCATTGTCCCATCATGGCCCTGTGCACGGGCAGTTCAGCAGCTCGCCCTTCATCGCAG GACGAGATGTGACGAGCTCAATGTTGCCCGGCTACCCACCACACATTCCCTCTGCCGCTCAGACGGGTTTCTCGGCGTCCACCATCACAGGGATGGTCGCAG GTCCAGAGTACACGGGCCAGAGCTACAGTCACCCATCATACACCTCCTACAGTGACGCGTGGAGATTCACCAACTCAACTATATTAG GTTCTCCATATTACTACAGCTCTGCCTCGAGAGCCGCACCTTCGTCCACCGCATACGACCATCTCTAG